One Planctomycetota bacterium DNA window includes the following coding sequences:
- a CDS encoding type II toxin-antitoxin system prevent-host-death family antitoxin: MDTITYTAARAHLAHTMDRVCADHEPLIITRNGEQSVVMMSLDDYKALEETAYLLRAPANARRLLAAIASLRRGKGKARRLAE; this comes from the coding sequence ATCGACACGATCACGTACACCGCCGCCCGCGCCCACTTGGCCCACACCATGGACCGGGTGTGTGCCGACCACGAACCGCTGATCATCACGAGGAACGGCGAGCAGTCCGTGGTGATGATGTCGCTCGACGACTACAAAGCCCTCGAGGAGACGGCCTATCTCCTCCGCGCTCCCGCCAATGCCCGTCGGCTCCTGGCCGCGATCGCCAGCCTCAGGCGCGGCAAGGGCAAGGCGCGGAGGCTCGCCGAGTGA
- a CDS encoding DUF1501 domain-containing protein: MPHRRQAFCGRTRREFFWEAGASFTGVALAGLLDQPFLARQSRAADGVTPFANPLAAKPPHFAPKAKSVIFLFMYGGPSHVDTFDHKPKLYALDGQTIEVKTKGRGGEKNQGRVVGPKWDFHPHGACGKMVSTLFPHVARHVDKIAFLHSMTADSPIHGSAMLQMNSGKIQSGAPCLGSWVNYGLGSVNDNLPGFVVMLDPTGGPISGAKNWSSGFMPATYQGTILRSKGAPILDLAPPDDFPLAAQRTFLDGLRDLNTAHLLPRGDNSELAARIAAYELAWKMQEHAPEAVDLARETAETRALYGLDEPRTADFGRRCLLARRLVERGVRFIQLYSGGAHNDDNWDAHGDLKKNHDFHAGNTDRPIAALLEDLDRTGLLDETLVVWGGEFGRQPTAEYAEGTGRDHNSFGFTMWMAGGGIKGGVSVGETDELGSAAISPVEGEKPGFHVKRLHATILDRLGLDPNRLSYFFGGLDQKLVGVEHVAPIREILA, translated from the coding sequence ATGCCACACCGTCGCCAGGCGTTCTGCGGACGGACGCGCCGCGAGTTTTTCTGGGAGGCCGGCGCCTCGTTTACCGGCGTTGCGCTCGCCGGCCTGCTCGACCAGCCGTTCCTCGCGCGGCAGTCGCGCGCCGCCGACGGCGTGACGCCGTTTGCCAATCCGCTCGCCGCCAAGCCCCCGCACTTCGCCCCGAAGGCGAAGAGCGTGATCTTCCTGTTCATGTACGGCGGCCCGAGCCACGTCGACACCTTCGATCACAAGCCGAAGCTCTATGCCCTCGACGGGCAGACGATCGAGGTCAAGACGAAGGGGCGCGGCGGCGAGAAAAACCAGGGGCGGGTCGTCGGGCCGAAGTGGGATTTCCATCCCCACGGCGCGTGCGGAAAGATGGTCTCGACGCTGTTTCCCCACGTCGCACGGCACGTCGACAAGATCGCCTTCCTCCATTCGATGACGGCCGATTCGCCGATCCACGGCTCGGCGATGCTGCAGATGAACTCGGGGAAGATCCAGTCGGGCGCCCCGTGCCTCGGCTCGTGGGTCAACTACGGCCTCGGCAGCGTGAACGACAACCTCCCCGGGTTCGTCGTGATGCTCGACCCGACCGGCGGTCCGATCTCGGGGGCCAAGAACTGGTCGAGTGGCTTCATGCCCGCCACCTACCAGGGCACGATCCTCCGCAGCAAGGGAGCGCCGATCCTCGACCTCGCCCCGCCCGACGACTTCCCGCTCGCGGCCCAGCGGACGTTTCTCGACGGCCTCCGCGACCTCAACACCGCCCACCTCCTCCCGCGCGGCGACAACAGCGAACTGGCGGCGCGGATTGCCGCCTACGAGCTGGCCTGGAAGATGCAGGAGCACGCCCCGGAGGCGGTCGATCTGGCGCGCGAGACGGCCGAGACGCGCGCCCTGTACGGCCTCGACGAGCCGCGGACCGCCGACTTCGGCCGCCGCTGCCTGCTGGCGCGGCGGCTGGTCGAGCGCGGCGTGCGCTTCATCCAGCTCTACTCCGGCGGCGCCCACAACGACGACAACTGGGACGCCCACGGCGACCTGAAGAAGAACCACGACTTCCACGCCGGCAACACCGACCGCCCGATCGCGGCCCTGCTCGAAGACCTCGACCGCACCGGCCTCCTCGACGAGACGCTCGTCGTCTGGGGGGGCGAGTTCGGCCGCCAGCCGACGGCCGAATATGCCGAGGGGACCGGCCGCGACCACAATTCGTTCGGATTCACGATGTGGATGGCCGGCGGCGGCATCAAGGGGGGCGTGAGCGTCGGCGAGACCGACGAGCTCGGCTCGGCGGCGATTTCACCTGTCGAGGGGGAGAAGCCGGGGTTCCACGTCAAGCGGCTCCATGCCACGATCCTCGACCGGCTCGGCCTCGATCCCAACCGGCTGAGTTACTTCTTCGGCGGCCTCGACCAGAAGCTCGTCGGCGTCGAGCACGTGGCGCCGATCCGCGAGATCCTCGCCTGA
- a CDS encoding DUF1553 domain-containing protein, which yields MNQRERWPAAVRRAALAVLAVLVAPALVPSAARGAEPVAIEFSRDIQPLLARRCYACHGPDTQEAGLRLDEPTAAMAALDSGSRAIVPGDPATSAILARVSSTDPDLRMPPEGAALSAAQVDALRGWIAAGAPWQEHWAFRPLVRPAVPELAGVDHPIDAFIRAGLERRALPVPAEADRLALVRRVSFGLTGLPPSEAEREQFLADMSPGAWERLVDRLLASPHHGEHQARHWLDLVRYADTNSFERDGPKPHSWRYRDYVIRSFNDDKPFDRFTLEQLAGDELPAPTPDDLVATGYYRLGLWDDEPADRLQARYDWLDDIVATTGQVWLGLSINCARCHDHKIDPLPQRDYYALLAFFHNVTPMANGGDQIERALFADDAARRDHDALVADLERRRGAAQAAVTALETRFRERLAEAGGGPDGGDIDDLAFRFYRDTWDKLPDFDALEPEDRGTLPAGLFDIAAAPSLRPDHFGYVFTGFLKVPADGDYTFSLDSDDGARLVLGGATVIDHDGIHGEGSPQVATVTLAAGRVPLRLDYFQGAQGKGLSVSWSGPGFVGRRLSALPRSGRGKKKESELAAAIKADSVRLLGDDWKRDYDAAVAALEVLKKEQVPVEKALVVSEHGRDAPPTHVFYRGNPHVPRDPVEPGVPAILRTQAPEFAPLPDGISSTGRRTALARWLVSPDNPLTARVLVNRLWQHHFGRGLVRSSSNFGMLGDPPTHPELLDWLASELVAGGWKLKRIHRLIVTSAAYRASSRADTAALAADPLNDALWRFDMRRLTAEELRDAIHVASGQFNPKMAGPGIYPEIPAEVLATQSRPGSGWGDSPPEEQARRSVYVHVKRSLLTPLLADFDVADTDTSCPVRFVTTQPTQSLGMMNGAFLHRQARAFAERVKREAGGPDGALERAMVGRAIELALARPATEAEIDRGVALVDSLEDHDGVGPGRALELYCLLLLNANEFCYLD from the coding sequence ATGAACCAGCGCGAGCGGTGGCCGGCGGCGGTGAGGCGAGCGGCGCTGGCGGTGCTGGCGGTGCTAGTCGCCCCGGCGCTCGTCCCATCTGCCGCCCGGGGCGCCGAGCCGGTGGCGATCGAGTTTTCGCGCGACATCCAGCCGCTGCTCGCCCGGCGCTGCTACGCCTGCCACGGGCCCGACACGCAGGAAGCGGGGTTGCGGCTCGACGAGCCGACGGCCGCGATGGCGGCGCTCGATTCGGGGAGCCGGGCGATCGTGCCTGGCGACCCGGCGACCAGCGCCATCCTGGCGCGCGTTTCGTCGACCGATCCCGACCTGCGGATGCCCCCCGAGGGAGCCGCGCTGTCGGCGGCGCAGGTCGACGCGCTCCGCGGCTGGATCGCCGCCGGGGCGCCGTGGCAGGAGCACTGGGCGTTTCGCCCGCTCGTCCGCCCCGCGGTGCCCGAGCTGGCGGGCGTCGACCACCCCATCGACGCCTTCATCCGCGCCGGGCTCGAGCGCCGCGCGCTGCCCGTTCCCGCGGAGGCCGACCGGCTGGCGCTTGTGCGCCGGGTGTCGTTCGGGCTCACCGGCCTGCCGCCGTCGGAAGCGGAGCGCGAGCAGTTTCTCGCCGACATGTCCCCGGGCGCCTGGGAGCGGCTGGTCGACCGCCTCCTCGCCAGCCCGCACCACGGCGAGCACCAGGCCCGGCACTGGCTCGACCTGGTGCGCTACGCCGACACCAACAGCTTCGAGCGCGACGGCCCCAAGCCCCATTCGTGGCGCTACCGCGACTACGTGATCCGGTCGTTCAACGACGACAAGCCGTTCGACCGCTTCACGCTCGAGCAGCTCGCCGGCGACGAGCTGCCCGCGCCCACTCCCGACGACCTCGTCGCCACCGGCTACTACCGCCTCGGCCTGTGGGACGACGAGCCCGCCGATCGCCTCCAGGCGCGCTACGACTGGCTCGACGACATCGTCGCCACGACGGGGCAGGTGTGGCTCGGCCTGTCGATCAACTGCGCCCGCTGCCACGACCACAAGATCGATCCGCTGCCGCAGCGCGACTACTACGCGCTGTTGGCCTTCTTCCACAACGTCACGCCGATGGCCAACGGCGGCGACCAGATCGAGCGGGCGCTGTTCGCCGACGATGCGGCGCGGCGCGACCACGACGCGCTCGTCGCCGACCTCGAGCGCCGCCGCGGCGCCGCCCAGGCCGCCGTCACGGCGCTCGAGACGCGCTTCCGCGAGCGGCTCGCCGAGGCGGGGGGCGGCCCCGACGGGGGCGACATCGACGACCTCGCCTTCCGCTTCTACCGCGACACCTGGGACAAGCTCCCCGACTTCGACGCCCTCGAGCCCGAGGACCGCGGCACGCTCCCGGCGGGCCTGTTCGACATCGCCGCCGCGCCGTCGCTCCGCCCCGACCACTTCGGCTACGTGTTCACCGGCTTCCTCAAGGTTCCCGCCGACGGCGACTACACCTTCTCGCTCGATTCCGACGACGGCGCCCGGCTCGTGCTCGGCGGGGCGACGGTCATCGACCACGACGGGATCCACGGCGAGGGCAGTCCGCAGGTCGCCACCGTGACGCTTGCCGCCGGCCGCGTGCCGTTGCGACTCGACTATTTCCAGGGTGCCCAGGGCAAGGGGCTCTCCGTCTCCTGGTCGGGGCCGGGGTTCGTCGGCCGCCGGCTCTCGGCGCTGCCCCGGTCGGGGCGCGGCAAGAAGAAGGAGTCGGAGCTGGCGGCGGCGATCAAGGCCGACAGCGTGCGGCTCCTCGGCGACGACTGGAAGCGCGACTACGACGCCGCCGTGGCGGCGCTGGAGGTGCTCAAGAAGGAGCAGGTGCCCGTCGAGAAGGCGCTGGTGGTCAGCGAGCATGGCCGCGACGCGCCGCCGACCCACGTTTTCTACCGCGGCAATCCCCACGTTCCCCGCGACCCGGTCGAGCCGGGCGTGCCGGCGATCCTCCGCACGCAGGCCCCCGAGTTCGCACCGCTTCCCGACGGCATCTCCTCGACGGGGCGGCGCACGGCGCTGGCCCGGTGGCTCGTCTCCCCCGACAACCCGCTCACCGCGCGCGTGCTGGTCAACCGGCTCTGGCAGCACCATTTCGGCCGTGGCCTCGTGCGCTCGAGCAGCAATTTCGGGATGCTCGGCGACCCGCCGACCCACCCCGAGCTGCTCGACTGGCTGGCCAGCGAGCTGGTGGCGGGAGGCTGGAAGCTGAAGCGGATCCACCGGCTGATCGTGACCAGCGCCGCCTACCGGGCCAGTTCCCGGGCCGACACGGCGGCGCTCGCCGCCGACCCGCTCAACGACGCCCTGTGGCGCTTCGACATGCGCCGGCTCACCGCCGAGGAATTGCGCGACGCGATCCACGTCGCCAGCGGCCAGTTCAACCCGAAGATGGCCGGCCCCGGAATCTATCCCGAGATCCCCGCCGAGGTCCTCGCCACGCAGTCGCGGCCGGGAAGCGGCTGGGGCGATTCACCGCCGGAGGAACAAGCCCGGCGGAGCGTCTACGTCCACGTCAAGCGCTCGCTGCTCACGCCCCTGCTCGCCGACTTCGACGTCGCCGACACCGATACCTCCTGCCCGGTGCGCTTCGTGACCACGCAGCCGACGCAGAGCCTGGGGATGATGAACGGCGCCTTCCTCCACCGCCAGGCGCGGGCCTTCGCCGAGCGCGTGAAGCGCGAGGCCGGCGGGCCCGACGGGGCGCTGGAGCGGGCGATGGTCGGGCGCGCCATCGAGCTGGCGTTGGCGCGGCCGGCGACCGAGGCCGAGATCGACCGCGGCGTGGCCCTCGTCGATTCCCTCGAGGACCACGACGGCGTCGGCCCCGGGAGGGCGCTCGAGCTCTACTGCCTCCTGCTCCTCAACGCCAACGAGTTCTGCTACCTCGACTGA
- a CDS encoding Txe/YoeB family addiction module toxin, with product MRLVFAEEAWDDYLHWQKTDRKRLARINALIREASRTPFTGTGKPEPLKFALAGYWSRRIDDEHRMVYTVDGDALVIAQLRYHY from the coding sequence GTGAGGCTGGTCTTCGCGGAGGAGGCGTGGGACGACTATCTCCACTGGCAGAAGACCGACAGGAAACGGCTCGCCAGGATCAATGCCCTGATCCGCGAGGCGTCCCGGACGCCGTTCACGGGCACCGGGAAACCCGAGCCGTTGAAGTTCGCGCTCGCCGGGTACTGGTCGCGGCGCATCGACGACGAGCACCGCATGGTCTACACGGTCGACGGTGACGCTCTCGTGATCGCCCAGCTGCGCTACCACTATTGA